Part of the Paenibacillus aurantius genome, TGATCGTGAAGCCTAGCACGAACCCTAGCAGGGGCGGGGACATGTGGCTGTCGATTACGAAGAACGCCAAGGACCCGGTACGCATCATTCAATTCTACGACGATATGTACAAATTGGAGAACCAGATCCTAGTGGGATGGGGAATCGAAGGAAAATACTATAAAGTGGAAAACGGCAAACGGGTCGTGACGGATTGGCTGGTTAACGAATATAAGAACAAGCCGGATACCTTCTGGGAAGATTTGGGTATGGGTTATGCACGTCCTCTATCGACCAATTATGCTTCCGGATTTACTTTGTCGGATGGCGATTATGCCATGTGGCAGAGCTCACAAAGCTGGATTTCCAAAAACATGAATGCCGTTTCCGTTGAAACGCTTGCGAAATACGGCGCGAAAACACCGGCTGATCTTCTGGTCAAGGGAACGGAGAAGGACTACGGATTCGCAGAATCGACGATCAAATGGACGGACGACATCAAGAAATTCAATACGGAAGCCATTGCGGAGTGGGGCAAAGCGCTGCCGAAGTTCATTCTTGAGAAGGATGCGTCTAAGCTGGACGGCATCTGGGCGGATCTGGAGAAGACCTTGAAGGCTAAAGGGCTGGATAAACAAAACAAAGACGTCACCGACATTTATCAGGAGACATTGAAAACCCTCAAGAAGTAAAAAGCGAGAAAAAAGGGCCGTTCCGCAAAGCAGGCAGCTGCTTCGGAAACGGCCCTTTTCACGATTACCCTTTCATCCCCGGCTCCCATAATACCGCTCAGCAAAAAGACGGCTCAGCTCCGACCGCCCAATTCGATTTTCGTGCTCCACCTGTTTTAGCTCAATCGTACCGTTCGTTATCGTAATATAATGAGCCGCAAGAGAAGGATCTTCGGGACGGTTATACCCTACGCTGCCCGGATTCATCCATAAGCAGTCGTTACTTAGATAGGTGACGGAAGGGATGTGCGTATGACCGAAAATCAACCTCTTCTTGGGGCGATGCTCTTTGGTTTGTTGATTCCAAAAGCCCATAAACTCCTGTAAGCTGCCGATCGTTTCATAGCCTTTGTAGAGATGCTGCAAGCTGTAAGAGACTTCATCGAGCTGAAAATCGATTTGCTTCGGTAAGGTTTCCAAATAAGCGATAGAGGACTCCTTTATCTTTCTGGCGTTGACAATCGGCCACGTAAGCTGGTCATCCGGAAGATCTTCGAGATGCTTGCCACTGCGAAACGTTTGGATGACGAGTTCATCATGATTTCCTTTGACGGAAATGATTTTGTTTTCCCGAACACAATCGATGACTTCCTGCGGATAGAAGCCGACATCCACCAAATCTCCGGCGCAGTAAATCAGATCGGAATCCTTTTCCTTCCGGATAATCGCTTCCAGCGAACCGACATTGCTGTGTACATCGGACAGGATTAGCAGCTTCATGTCTTGTCTCCTTGTCTTGCCCATGTCTTGCCCATGTTTTGCTGGGCTTATAGGAATCATATTCCGCCTTATTCCTTTGCACAATGGGGGGATTCATCAGGAATGAATTGACTCGGCAAAAGACAATTCTCTCTAATGGTGAAGGGGTCGAACCTGTGTCACTCTAGGTACATAACGATTAGGCAGGAAGGATGGGAAGGATGAAAATTTACGTCAGTGTAGATATGGAAGGAATAGCGGGAATCGCTTACAAGGAACAAACGACACGGGGAGAGCTGTTGTACCCGGAATCGCGGCAGCTGCTCACCGATGAAGTTAACGCCGTAGTCGAAGCCTTAGTCCAAGCAGGAGCGGAGGAGATCATCGTCAAGGATGCTCACGCCACCGGCTTAAACTTCTTATATGACCGCCTGCATCCCTCGGCATCCTATGTCCTGGGTCCGGCGGTAATGGCCAATCGTTTCCCCGGTTTGGATGCCACCTTCGACGGGGCCGTGCTGATCGGGTATCACGCCATGGCGGGTACCCAGGAGGCCATACTGGATCATTCCTGGAGCTTTGCCGACATTTATGGCCTCGAGCTCAATGGTGCGCCAATCGGCGAAATCGGCTTTGAAGCCCTTCTGTTTGGGCTGCACGGGGTCCCGGTCATTTTTGTTTCCGGTGACGATAAAACCTGTGCCGAAGCGAAGCGCCAGCTGGGTTCGGTGTTTACCTATGAGACCAAAAAAGCGACAGGCCGGCATTCCGGACTGCTTAAGGCGCCTAAACGGGTCTACGCGGAAATCGGGGGGGTTATGGGAGAGGCCGTGAGACGAAGAAAAGAGTGCAGCGCCTATTCGATCCCGGGTCCCTATGAAATGAAGATAAGCTACATGAATACCAGCCTGGCGGATGCCCATTATTATAATGAGACGGATACGTTCCGGCTTGACGGAAGGACGAGGCTGCTAAAAGATGATGACTTACTGCGGCTGCTCTCACGCACTTTTCATTAAAGGCTGCCGTAACGGCGGGCAAGGGGTGTAGATTGATCGGTTATTCGGCTTTGCTTGGCGCAGTGTTGATTTGGGCCCTGTCCTATATCGTCATGAAAGCGGCAGCAACGGAGTATCCCCAGGTGCTCTTCCAATTTTGGAGGTATGCCGCCGTGGCGGTCCTCTATTCCGTTTGCTTCCATCGTTCGATAAAGAAAATTCCATTTTCGCTTTGGAGGATCGGGCTGCTGCCCTACGGATTGGCCAATTTTGTTCTGAGCTTATTCTCCATCTATGCGGTGCAGTATACGACCCCGACCAGAGTGGTAGTCATCAACAGCTTGATCATCGGGGTCGTTCCGCTGCTGAGATGGCTCCATGACGGGGACAAGCCGGTTCGCGTTGAAAAATGGGCGATTGTCCTTGCGCTTACAGGCATCGCGCTGCTGGTGGAACCGAAGGACAGCGCCCTGCAGCTGGGAGACGGTCTCGCCTTCGTCGGTATGCTCGGCTATGCTTACTCCATCGTTATTACCAATCGGATGCTCCTGACGGAACGGGCATCGGTTATCCAGGTGTCCTTCCTTGCCGTGGCGGGTTGTGCCGTTTATTTTACCGTGACGGCCCTTGTCTATGCCTGGTTCCATCCGGGCGGCTTGGCTCTGCGGCCCTTGCTGGCCCAGCCGATGACGATGGCAGGAGTCTTGTATATGGTTGCTTTTGTCTCTGTTGCGGCCAATTTGCTGCAGGTCTTCGGCCAACGCCGGCTGCCGCCGGTGACGGTATCCATTCTGTTCTGCCTGGAGCCTGCTGCGACAGCCGTGCTGGATTATTTCCTGTTGGGCCATGCTGCATCGGTTCGGGTCATCTTATGCGGAATTCTCCTCGTCGGAGCGACGATTATCACAACATTGCCGTACAAAGAAGCGACGAAAAGAGAGATCAGCATGCCGGGGAGTGAACAAACCGGAGCCATGGGGGACCATTAAAAACAGAATACCAAAATGGATGTATATTTGAATTCCGTCTTTGGCGCTGCATTTCAACCTTGCATTTTAGCCGCTCAGCATTAACACTTTGTAGTACTGCACTATCTAAAATCGCAATGAGAAGGATACCCCTAATCAATACCTGTTTTTTAGTCATAATTCTCCCTCTCAAAAATCATAGTTTCTACGAAACTTATTACTGATCTTGTCTATCCCCGCTTACCAGAATGGTAAAAAGAGCTGTCCACTTTTTGTGATACCATGACATAAGAGGAGGACCGCTATAATCAGAAGTAAAACGAAGCCAATTGGTCCAAGTTCTAAGAAAGAGTCCATGTTTGCTCCAGCAAAATGGTGTTCAATATGTAATTATGAGAACCTTCGAAGGAATAAGGCCTGCTGATAAATTGATCAGCAGGCCTAGGCTTATTATGGCTTCCATGTCGCTAAGTAGATGATTTTGCGAAGGGCATCATCTGTCGGATAGGCTGTCTTCGTTTTAGCCTCCATTGCATTTCCGTTCCAGGAAATACGCTCAGCACCGCCTCGAAAAAGCCCGTTAACCCATCCTTGCAGGCAATGAGGCTGTCTTCCACTCCACGATTATTCAGCTCCGTCCATACATTCAGCCAAAAGCTGACACTTTCATTCTCTCCAATCCAGATGCCCAATCTATCCTTCTGCCCCGCAAGATTGATCCCCATGACGCTGTAAGCCGCTTTGCTGGCGATTCGGCTGTCCTGGCGGACCTTGAATTGTCCGTGATTTTACTGACCATAATGGGGGAAACTTCAATCCCGTACAGGTCACGCAGCTTTCCTTGGATGTCTTCGATAAAGCGGCAAGTCTTTCGCTAGCTCTTTCACTACTCTATCATAGGCTTCTTGCATAATTGGTCATCTCCCGTTTACTTGAAAGTATGTCCAATTACTCAGGGAAGGGACGTTTAAAATAACATTTGATACCAATAATTAGGATAAGGAGCCATTGTGCAATGGAGGATAGTTACTCATGTTTTTATTCGGCAGACTCTTTAAAGGAAAACGTTATTCCCAAAGGGAATACCCCAAAAAATTGAGCCAACCGAGGAATCAAACTGTGGAAAGCCATTCACTCAATCAAGATTTGTCTCAAAATATCGAGGAAGCCAAACGATTATTCCCGGCATCACC contains:
- a CDS encoding DMT family transporter — translated: MIGYSALLGAVLIWALSYIVMKAAATEYPQVLFQFWRYAAVAVLYSVCFHRSIKKIPFSLWRIGLLPYGLANFVLSLFSIYAVQYTTPTRVVVINSLIIGVVPLLRWLHDGDKPVRVEKWAIVLALTGIALLVEPKDSALQLGDGLAFVGMLGYAYSIVITNRMLLTERASVIQVSFLAVAGCAVYFTVTALVYAWFHPGGLALRPLLAQPMTMAGVLYMVAFVSVAANLLQVFGQRRLPPVTVSILFCLEPAATAVLDYFLLGHAASVRVILCGILLVGATIITTLPYKEATKREISMPGSEQTGAMGDH
- a CDS encoding M55 family metallopeptidase, with protein sequence MKIYVSVDMEGIAGIAYKEQTTRGELLYPESRQLLTDEVNAVVEALVQAGAEEIIVKDAHATGLNFLYDRLHPSASYVLGPAVMANRFPGLDATFDGAVLIGYHAMAGTQEAILDHSWSFADIYGLELNGAPIGEIGFEALLFGLHGVPVIFVSGDDKTCAEAKRQLGSVFTYETKKATGRHSGLLKAPKRVYAEIGGVMGEAVRRRKECSAYSIPGPYEMKISYMNTSLADAHYYNETDTFRLDGRTRLLKDDDLLRLLSRTFH
- a CDS encoding metallophosphoesterase family protein → MKLLILSDVHSNVGSLEAIIRKEKDSDLIYCAGDLVDVGFYPQEVIDCVRENKIISVKGNHDELVIQTFRSGKHLEDLPDDQLTWPIVNARKIKESSIAYLETLPKQIDFQLDEVSYSLQHLYKGYETIGSLQEFMGFWNQQTKEHRPKKRLIFGHTHIPSVTYLSNDCLWMNPGSVGYNRPEDPSLAAHYITITNGTIELKQVEHENRIGRSELSRLFAERYYGSRG